A window from Flammeovirgaceae bacterium encodes these proteins:
- a CDS encoding DNA starvation/stationary phase protection protein, producing MKTTNAIGLDAGKAKVLAEKLNVLLANYSLFYQNTRGYHWNIKGEKFFELHLKFEELYNDLLLKIDEVAERILTLGHSPSHNYSQYQGVSTIKESKEVSDGTKAVENILESFETLISLQRELLALSGDAGDEGTNALMSDYIRAQEKLVWMYSAFLNK from the coding sequence ATGAAGACAACAAATGCCATCGGGCTGGATGCCGGAAAAGCCAAGGTGCTGGCGGAAAAGCTCAATGTACTATTGGCCAACTATTCATTGTTTTATCAAAACACACGCGGCTACCACTGGAACATCAAGGGCGAAAAGTTCTTTGAACTGCACTTAAAATTTGAAGAACTCTACAACGACCTATTGCTGAAGATAGATGAAGTGGCCGAGCGGATATTGACCCTGGGACACTCCCCCAGCCACAATTACTCCCAATATCAAGGTGTGTCCACCATTAAAGAAAGCAAGGAAGTTTCCGATGGCACCAAAGCCGTTGAAAACATACTGGAGTCATTTGAAACGCTCATTTCACTGCAACGCGAACTGCTGGCCCTGTCAGGGGACGCTGGCGATGAGGGGACCAATGCCTTAATGAGCGACTACATTAGGGCCCAGGAGAAATTGGTATGGATGTATTCGGCTTTTCTCAACAAGTGA